CACTAAAATTAGGCCCAGTTTGAATATAGTTGGGCCTGGCCCATTTAGTTAAGCCCACTTTCTATGTTGATGGGCCTGGAGCTTCGCAATTGGGCTCGTTTATCATGTATTTGGGCTAGTCCGTTTGAAATGGGCTCATTTCTAACGTAATTGGGCCATGTTCATTATTCAATTGTTAGATTCTGCCCAATTAATATTTGAGTCTGCATCATGTAAGACAAGTATGATTGCTTAcattgaaaacctgtttttgcaaatcataaataaaaagtGCTGCCAAACCGTAAACCTGTAGTATCACTGATTTAGTTATTACCACTTTGTCAATATGAACCACAACAAGGTTAAAAGTTCATTATTTCGAATGTAGTTGTCAATTAGGCCCAGTTCGCATGTAACTGGATTTTTACTTCCATTGGGCAAGTACAATCCGACTTCGATCCGAACAGCAAATTGGGCTCAGACACTTCGGATGGATTTACGCATATTTGATTTTGGCCTAAATACCATTAAATTGGGCCCACCCACATTATACTTGGGCATAACGCATGAGTCCCGTTAAATTGGGCTCATGCCATTTCAATCGCGTCTAACTGAACCTTTTCAGGTCGAAGCTCATTATGTCAAAATATTGGGCCTCAAACAACATTCACTACCCCTTCCACCATGCGACCAATACATATCTGGGCCAACCCAATTAGCACAGCTATGATGGTGACGAACCAATCTAGTTTGGGCTTAAACCAGCCCAGTACACTGAACAAACTACTAACGAACCTTGAGGAAACACACTTATTTGACACACCCGTGCAAAATCTAAGAATATCATAACCCATGAAGGAGAAACAACATTAATCTCACAACAGTAAAAGATGGATttacaaacacatgaaaattataataatatacgATTAAAAATGCCAATATAGAACTAATGAGAAGAATCAAATGATGAATCGATGGCAAGGAAATGACAAGTAGTGCCAActaagatgaagatgatgcatCATTTTTGGTTTGACCACTTCTAAATCTGATATGAAGAAGTAAAGCTACTATGAGAGGCATAGATTGCAAGAAAACTCACAGAGTTCCATTAACACGGACATGGAGTGGAGGCCCCCGAAAAAGATTGGCTCGTCAGGGGAATCAGTTCTTGCACGAGCTCTGAGGATGTCATTAGCATCATCAATCACTGCAGCAGCTACTATGGTGTACTCACCAGGGACAAGAAAATACAAGGAGAAAGAATGCCTGGATTCTAGGAGTGCAGGAACCTCCATGGTGATCCCAATCTATACACCTACCaaaatcacaaacaaaaaaaagagacgaTAATAAACCCACGACTTGTAAAAATCGAAGCATgtaacattttcttttatgccaATGTTTACATTCCCATCAAGTGTCACACATGCTGAAACTCTGTTAGAGTAGCCAAGATCCAAATTTCAATAATACTACAAAATAGGTGAAGCATTGgagccaaaaaaagaaaaagaaaaagtggagCAAAAGAGCATTTTACAAACTGGTTTATgtaaaatgaaatattttaacACGTGagttaaataataaaagaacATATATAGTCCTATACGATTATTGGAGAGCACAACACTTTGGATCAAAACGAGTAAATggcaatggacaaaacaatacAAAATGTATGATCaaggaaatgcacaaaaataaccACCAAATGGTAACTAGAGAATTATGATGTCGTAAGAAACCCCTACCAGACCATAGAACAGTTGGCTTCACACCCTCAACACAAATTCTCTCCAGCTACATCCCTGCATGTAATACTAAGACTTATCTTTATAATTTCCTTGGTATTGCTTCGAACAAGAACTTCCATAGGAGTCATGTCATGTGTCAGTGTCAGCGCAGAACATTTATCAGCACATCTTTTTGCAATTTAACGTTGCTAGGCCCAATCTGGAAGGGCCTGGCCCAAGTCTAAAAGCTTTGATTCCAATTTATATGATCAAGCCAAATTCAAATGGCAGCCGAATTCAATGCGTCTCAGCACCAAGTCCAATGGGCATGGGCTCAATTACATGCTATCTAGGCCTAACATCTACGGGCCTTGGCCTGGGCCTGGGCCCGGGCTTGGGCGAACTTAATGCAACCTAGGCCCAATTCTTGTGAGCCTCAGGAATCAGGACCTTCCAATAGGACTGGGCTCAGTTTAACGTTGCTCAAGCCCAAACCGGATGGGCCTGTACCCAATTTTTCAGAACCCAATTTCAGAAGAGTCTAATGGCCGAGATGAGTAGAACAATAACAGTTGCTCCCGCCTCAGAAAGGAGTTACCAGCCTAGCAGTCGAATTGTAACATAGCTACTCAATAAGTTGTCGTTACGGAGAAGAAATTACAAAATCAATGAATAATCACAAAGGCCAAAAAAATACATGGGTTAAGTTGATTTGAATCCAAGTACAAGTAGCACTTCACATATAACACTACCATGATCCTACAATGGCCATTATATATCATTTTGAAGACAGCTAAAGTCCCAGTACGAAGAGCAGCGACATGCATTGACATGGTAAGAATGAATTTGGTATCAAAGGTCAATGAGATACATCAAATAAAGTAAAACTTACAGCTTTACCTGCTGAAGAAGCCACAGCTTTACATCCTTCAATTTCCGTTGTGATTAGACAAAGGATTGGAAGCATAAAGCATAAAGCATAATGATTAAAAAGGACGGTTTGATATGATCACTTAGTAGGTGCTAAGTACAATTATCTGAAAATACAAAAGGgggaaagaaaataacaaacagGCAACATTCCACAAAAACTAAGTAGTCAAAATTAACAAACCTGGGTTCATCTTCCCCTTCAATGGAAAGCACATATATGTGACCTCTTTGCAAGCAATTGGTGCTTCTTCAAGATAGCTGAAACAAATGCGCATCAGCTCATGTAAGAAACTCCGTGACATCAGTAccaaccaaaaaagaaagaaagttcagAGATAATTAAGCAATCAATTTAAGATTTGCCTCACATTCTCTGCAACAAACAGGTTTTACAAAAGCAAATACTCAGGGAAAACTGGAAAAGAATGATGGAATAGTAGATGGAGACATATATATCCTAAAGAGTATTATTCAACTTAACCAACTATGCCACCACCCTCTAATTCTTAGCCGGAACAAGCATTTGCATGTGAAGAAGATGGATGGATTGGATATGGCATACCTCCCAATAACTTGTACGGAGACAAGAATATCACTTCCTTTGCCTGTGACCTATCCATGCTTCTGTAGAATCAAAACTTCGATTAAGAATAAGTACAATATGTCATAGATAATAAAGATATAAGACAAAAGTCACCCAACTTTAACGCAATAGAATTTAACACTAGTTAGATTACCCAAAAGAAGTGCTAGTATTTTTAGCCAATTTGCTTCCCCAAAAGAAGCTATAGGTACAATATGGTACATACAGTTAGCTCATTTACTATAAATGTATATACAATAGGCTCAATAATGCCATTTCAAATAGTTTCCAACAAGTAGACAGACACAATAGAATTGGATTCAGTAAGCTTTCTAGCACTTCAAATTTCATCCATacagtaaaaaataaaatttttaaaaaaaaacagtgatACAAGCGTCAGGATTATCTGCTTTCAGGCCAGCAATGGAAAGAAATATATGTTCTCATCTATGATGTTAGTAAGTTGGGCGCAAATTACAATAATGAACCACGAAAAGCTATTTAAGAAACACAAAGTACGTAGTacattttatgttttgattagtAGAAACACAGAGTGCACGTTAGCTAGGCTGCTAATAATGTACCTTCGCTCACACTCAGGCttgatattaatttgattaTCCTCTCTTCCAAAGAGTAGGCAACAGCCAAGCTCCTTTGCTTTAAGAGAATAGTTTCATCAGTTGATGCCGAATTCCTTGAAGCTTCGTATTTCAAATACGCAACGATTTTGAATGTTTTaaggtttttaaaaaaaaaattcgacgGAACATGAAAGACACAAATACATGCGCAATAAAATCGGCTAATCAAATAACCTAAAGCTTAGCTACAGAGTTTTATGCAAAGAGTACCAAACGGAGGTTGATGGATGACAAGAATACCTGTCAGGAGAACGTCGAAGACACGATCCAGAAAAAGATTACCGACTGCATCATAAACCGTGCGAAGCGGAAGCCAGATAGTCCCTTTGCAAAACTAGGTCACCAGAAGAAAACCGGCTAGGCGTTGCTCGTCTCTCTCCTTTCAACAGCGTCGAGCAACTTTCAAGCGACGACGACTGTTCCTGCTGTGAGTCCTGAATAGAAATTacgaaagaaacaaaaacgagagagtaaaaattgagaaaaagagacagagacagagccGTTGCTCACCATCGGAACGTGTAGACTGTGTAGTTAGTTTCTCGTGACGAGCGCGAGAGTTTTGGCTTTTGAGAGGTTTAACACTTTAACTGGTTAGGGTTTTGAAGTTTGACACTGTCGCTGCCCTTTCAGAGAGGTCTGAATCTGATACCTTTCGTGATCTCAACAATAATGCAACGAGAAAGATATAAACTATTATTTGTCCCACATCGTTTTCATCTGAATTGGAATGTGAGTTTAAATAAGTCAAACTCAATACCACGCGCCAGATCTGGGGGGAGTGGGGTGGGGCTGATATGCGCGATCTCAACCCTAAACCCGAAGTCCTGGTTTAAGGGCATTGAAGCGGGAGGTCTTTCCCACGGTGTTTTCCTCCAAGTGGTAAATCAAAAAAACGCTGAACCATCCGTGCGTCAGTCCCGACGTTGGCCCCTCGAGAAGTTGAAGGTTGCACCCTCTTCACCTGCATGGCTGTATAGTGGGTGCATGACTTCCTTCCTTCTTGGGCTTCCCcattttttccaattttcaaaGAACCCCAACTCAAATGTTTTGGCGCAGCCCTACCaactaaataataaataacGCTCGGCCCAATAAGCACCGACATATGAATAGTCATGCTTGCATGCTTGCTTCAGCAACAACTAATATGGGCCATCCGTGCGTCAGTCCCGACGTTGGCCCCTCGAGAAGTTGAAGGTTGCACCCTCTTCACCTGCATGGCTGTATAGTGGGTGCATGACTTCCTTCCTTCTTGGGCTTCCCCATTTTTTCCAATTTCCAAAGAACCCCAACTCAAATGTTTTGGCGCAGCCCTACCaactaaataataaataacGCTCGGCCCAATAAGCACCGACATATGAATAGTCATGCTTGCATGCTTGCTTCAGCAACAACTTATATGGGCCAACTGAATGGCTGTATCGTGGGTGCATGACTTCCTTCCTTCTTGGGCTTCCCCATTTTTTCCCATTTTCAAACAATTAAACCGTCTTTCACAGCCCAAAAACCTGGTAGGCAGGCCACTTTCCAGAAGCGGAGACAAGAGTGAGGACTACGAAAAGGTCCATAACAGCGTATTTGACGCGTTCTACCGTCCATCATTCTGCGCCTATCCCACGTGTCTTTTTTGGATCTCCACGTTGACGTGTCAACTTCTTATTAGCCTACGGCTCGGCCCAATAAGCACTGACATATGAATAGTCATGCTTGCTTCAGCAACAACTAATATGGGCCAACTGAATGGCTGTATCGTGGGTGCATGACTTCCTTCCTTCTTGGGCTTCCCcattttttccaattttcaaaCAATTAAACCGTCTTTCACAGCCCAAAAACCTGGTAGGCAGGCCACTTTCCAGAAGCGGAGACAAGAGTGAGGACTACGAAAAGGTCCATAACAGCGTATTTGACGCGTTCTACCGTCCATCATTCTGCGCCTATCCCACGTGTCTTTTTTGGATCTCCACGTTGACGTGTCAACTTCTTATTAGCCTACTTGACGTCCAACCGCAGAGGAGGTAATCTCCTACGGCTCTGGCCACAAACTCAAGGCAAACCATGAACAAGTAGTTTAGTTTTatgtgtataaaaaaaaaaagtagttcaGTTTTATCTCACGGGGTTTTGCCTGGAAACGTGTACGTGTGAAGGTTCACACGGAAACACGGTCTGACTTAGGCATGCTACCTTGGAAAACAGTAGCTGTCACTTAACCaattaaaactaaaaagacCGAATCTTTTATCAAGACTGTGACAATATAGGGGAAGTTGAACACGTCCATGCATTTATCGTATTAAGATTTGAAAAGACGAAGAAGTGAAAtttgacgatgatgatgaagaagaagcagcTCCACGTGAAGGTAAAACCATTGAAGCTCGAAGGATTCTTCAACAAGGTTGATGATGGACGAGAAAGGAAAGTGAAGCTCGAGATGAAATGGAGAGGGCCAAATTCAAATGGGTTGGTCTCCTTTTATCGGAATTCGACTTGCCGGAGGAATTACAGCACAGAGAGGTTGGTGAAGAAAGACGAACCAATTGAATGGGACGATGAGTTCGAGAGCGTATGCAATTTCTGGGTCTCCTCTTCCAAAGACAACTGCTTGTTGGGTTCATGGGCTGTGTCATTTCATGTTCTATATGTAAGTATTGTTCCTTAATTTCATATCCTGTTTGTCTCCATTTATACatggaatttgattttttttaattgataacTGATGGTTTGTATATGTATTTGAAAAACAGAGCACAAGCCTAGATTCTACAAAATCCAGTGCTAAATATGCCATGCTGGGTAAAGCATCGTTTGATTTAGCAAATTTGGCATCAACCATAGGGTCTCGAGTTGAAAGGAAGCTTCCCGTTACATTATGCCGTGATGGGATCGTCAGAGAAGCAAATCTTCTGGTGAGTGTATCCTTTGCCGAGGTCATAACCTCTAATGAGTCTGCAGGAGTGGCACTAAATTTGACAGAGTCAAACAGAGATGGATTCTTCAGAATGATGAAGAATCTCACAAGTCagaggaaaaataaaaagaaagaaaatgagggTCAAGAGGATCAAATCACTACATATGAATCAGACCAGTCTAGATTGTCTGACTCAGATGGATCTCCAACTGGGAACAGTCTAAGTTTGGAGACTCAGTTGGACTTGGTTCAAAGTAAGGGGCTATTGCCATGGAAGCGAAGACGGTTAGGTTTTAGACCAACTATGAAGCAATGTGAACCAGTGGATAACTGGGAAATGAGAGAAATAGTAAGCAGAGATGGGAAAGCAAAGCtcaaagcaaatgtgttttttgctTCCTTTGATCAACGGAGCGAAAAGGCAGCCGGAGAAAGTGCATGTACAGCAGTGGTTGCAGTCATTGCTGATAGGCTCCTCTCAAACCCAGACTCAATGCCAGCAAGAAGTGAACTTGACAGCCTCATCACACAAGGTTCGTCCGAGTGGCAAAGGCTTTGCAGCAACGAGACCTACATGAATTCCTTCCCAGACAAACATTTTGATCTTGAGACTGTTTTGGAAGCAGAGCTAATGCCTACAACAGTCTTGCCAGATAAATCCTTCACTGGGTTTTTCAGTCCTGAGAAATTCGAGTCATTGAAGGAAGCTATGTCTTTTGATGAGATTTGGAATAAGATAAGCAACACCGACAACGATTACGATGAACCAAAGATTTATATTGTGAGCTGGAATGATCATTTCTTTGTGTTGAAAGTTGATATTGATGCTTACT
This genomic window from Tripterygium wilfordii isolate XIE 37 chromosome 9, ASM1340144v1, whole genome shotgun sequence contains:
- the LOC120006510 gene encoding uncharacterized protein LOC120006510, with amino-acid sequence MMMKKKQLHVKVKPLKLEGFFNKVDDGRERKVKLEMKWRGPNSNGLVSFYRNSTCRRNYSTERLVKKDEPIEWDDEFESVCNFWVSSSKDNCLLGSWAVSFHVLYSTSLDSTKSSAKYAMLGKASFDLANLASTIGSRVERKLPVTLCRDGIVREANLLVSVSFAEVITSNESAGVALNLTESNRDGFFRMMKNLTSQRKNKKKENEGQEDQITTYESDQSRLSDSDGSPTGNSLSLETQLDLVQSKGLLPWKRRRLGFRPTMKQCEPVDNWEMREIVSRDGKAKLKANVFFASFDQRSEKAAGESACTAVVAVIADRLLSNPDSMPARSELDSLITQGSSEWQRLCSNETYMNSFPDKHFDLETVLEAELMPTTVLPDKSFTGFFSPEKFESLKEAMSFDEIWNKISNTDNDYDEPKIYIVSWNDHFFVLKVDIDAYYVIDSLGERLYEGCNRAYILRFDDSSLLHGKVKKPSTEYEAAEATEKTKDEEECEEIICRGKECCREFVKQFLAAISLGELEEEEKKGTISNFSLIQRLQIDFHYCSSSLTFSSSSSAESSTYSLFSGDDCI